The genomic interval CAAAACACAGCCTCTCTCCATTTCTATCCACAGGCAACTCCAGTATCtgtctaaattttccaaaagACTAACTCCTTTGTTGAGGCATTGGATCATGCTGATGAGAAACTTCTTGCTCAATATAACTTGTTAAATCCTGGAGGCGGCGAAGATTCCCCCAGTCTTGGGAAGAAAGCTTCCCTTTCAAGTGAGACCTGAAGGCTTGCCATGACCTTGACTATGGCTATCCACACGAAAGGTGCAGCACAAAATGCATAGCCAAAGACAGCTAGTGCTCTTACAACCCCATCTGAGTACCAAGGAAATGCCATTACTAGAAGGGACCCAAAGATCCCAAACCACGGGACCAGAACCGGTAGCATTGGTAGTAAAAATGCATTTATAGCTATGGAGCAAAGCGCAAAAGATCCGAACAAATAAAGACTCCATGCAGGAAGTGGATGAAGAGTGCGAGGAATAATGAAGAAGGGTACAATATAAGAGGCAACAATAGACCACACCGCTATGACTTTGAGGCCTGCTTGTATCAAGGAAATGTGATTCTCCGATCGCCGGTAGCATAACTTGGAGAAGTTTGGCCGTGCTAGACGAGTCAATACTATAATTCCTAGATAAGTTGCAAACTGGACAAGCATCGCTGGTATCTCTGCAACATAcctgtatttaaaaaaatgtattactGTTACGATTGTTCTCATCCTACTTCAATCTTATTGTATTGATGTGACATTAGACATGATCCTTGGATTAGCAAttatttaaggaaaaaattTCAAGGTTTTATAATAGACAATGACATCAACATAGAGGGATGAAACTGAAATAGAAGTgctagatatataaaaatgtgcTTTAATCATACCCAATGGTTTGCCGGCGTTGTTCATGCCATGAAATGCCTAATGGCAGTACGGGCCATGACCACCAGTACCAAGGCTTCAACCATGGTGCACCTGGGAATGTAATCACACTGTTGGGTCCACAGGGTACACTCCAGCGAAGTCTAAGATCTGGAGCCAGCAAAGATCAAAGCATATTTAAGATAGCCACAAAATCACAAGTGCAACATTAAAGAATTTAAAGGCTGGAAAAAGGAGAAATTTCTCTTTTGATATTACATACAGTAGTAAGTAGCATCCATTTGATATCCCAAGGGAAGTCTGAAGGTTCCATCAAGCTTGGTGCCGTTAGGGGGTGGATGGAACATTGGCCGATCAAGCAAATCTGGGTAGTATCCACAAATAAAACCCTGGTCTGCACCATCTGgattctctcttcctctctccaaCTCTTTTTTCATGTCATTGAACACCTCCATTGATGGCTGCATTGGCagattcatatataataaactcATTAGAACCATTCATACAAAAGCTTggagttaaaaagaaaacaaaaactagaatattaatgttcaattaACGCTTCTTTATCTCATTTATCCATGGTATAAGTGAGAGCTAGAATCGATTTACCTGCAAGACAAAGAGTCCAGTATGAAATATGCAAGGGTTGATAAAGACCGCGcaaaactgtccacactggaatAATTCATCGGTCTTTTGAAGAAAGAGATTGTCAGCATCGAGCATGACAACCCTGTCATAGTCGACCAGGCTCCATGCATAGAGTTTGTTCAATGTCAATTTGAATCTCCTGTCGAAATTGGACTGATCCTCGTATGGATTATTCAAATTCTTAACTCTCAACACCTTTGCCCCATCTTCATGTTCCCTAGATCACAGAAACACAACCGGTCACTTCATCTTGCAACAACCTTTTTCATGTTACAGAACACAGATCTAAcgaaaataatttgttttgacTGAAATCATGTAGATATGTATTCGATCCATTTAAaagtaaatttcatatttaatgtGTCAATTTTAGATGATATTAGCCGCTTGAATGAAAATATACTTGTAACATGACACATCAGCTGGTCTGACTCTGATTGAGAAGAGCATTTCTATTATGTATAACATCCGAGGTCgattaatgaaattatatatcGATAAAGATGGTAATAAACTTATGGAATCAATCATATATGGTGGGGCCACCCACTTTTTATTAAAGTCAAAGAGAGAGCTGTAAACATGAAAGAAATCTCATTTGCCCATCAGAGGCAAAATTGACGCAATACCTAATTACATGGGCATTTTCcgttcaaaaaattaaaaactaaaaagcaaGGGAAGGAGGAGCGGAGGAAACCAGCCTCACAAACAACGATGTACGTTGAAAGCAAACAACGTTTCGGTTTCCTATGTGTTTTTGTGACATTTTTGTCACCCATACGAAGATAACAAGAAACACCCACAATAATAATGCCACACTCACCcctataataaattcaaaatttctgtTCTAACAACGAAAGACGACGAAacttttatttgtgtttttttttcagaGAACAAGGACGAGGACTAGAGGTTCGGCGATGAACCTAAAGGGGACCGGCTTCCTGCCCCCGACTTTTGGGACATAAGAtattacaaagttttttttttttttttgtcattttccatctccaaatttatcaaaaaatagaGATTTGACaagtttttgtttcataattttattaatgttggCCCCCCAAACTATATGCTGGATTGTTTAATCGAATACCGCGTGACATGTAACTTACATTCATTCCATGACTTATCGTTGAAACCACCGAAAATTAGTATCTACTAGAATGCCACATAGTTATTCAACCGCATCTAATAGTTTTAAGATGTTCAAGTTTCacacacttcttttaaaaatgataaataatttgagaCCCATGTAAAAATAGAactctacttttattttaaaaagaataccCAAACTTCACACCCTATTACTATGAGAAGAGATTACaaacttttaaaagaaaaatatatcacaAGTTGAGTTGAACTCTATCACTCTAAGAAAATAACCTCTATATAAGGAATAACTCCCAAGTCTGACAGGCACACTCCATGTACTCTCCACCAATTCTCTAAAAGGACTCTTCTATTGTATTGAGCGATATATGAGGCTACGAAACATTATAAAATCCTCATCTAATATATTGAATCTTGCCCCCAACAATTTATAGACGGAGGTTTTTATGCCAAATAAAGTAAATTCTtgtatctctttttatttatttttatttgttaatttattatttatttgatagaTGAACACAAAATGAATCATATCGAAATTCAAATCACCAACATGAGTTGGAAAGACTATTTCTTCATTTCCAGCCTGTTATTTTTTGCAACACTAACCtttctctttctaaaatttatagGGAAATCGGATGTGAGGGTAGAGACAGATCATGAATGCTAGGAAATTTATTACAATCCTATAAAAGGTACGATGcacatttatatatagatagatattttCTGAACAACCAATCAAAATCAAGATCACCGCCACTGGTTTGGACTGTATTGGATTGGTTAGGTGAAGTTTCTTAGTTAAGAGTAGCTAATCTTCTTAACAGCACAGGGGTTCATGGCGCAAGTTAGCGCCAAACAAAACAGGACAAAAAAAGGGAGAGCACGgaagagggggaaaaaaaaaaacctcagggGAAAGGAAAGatcgaaagaagaagaatgggaGAGCGGTTTAAAGAATAAAGAGAGACTCACAGAACTCGGACCCATCGGAGAGGAACGTCGAGGGAGGCAATGACGATGAGATCGGCCTCCACACCGAGCCCGGCCAGCGATCTAAGCATGACACGTGTGGCCACGTAGAACTCGTAGTCCCTCGGCGTCCCCATGTACAGCATCGTCGCGTACGCATTCCGGTACGCCCTCTCCTCCGCCGCCATCGTTTCATGAGCAGCGaagagcagcagcagcagcagcagaaaCTTCAAATACCCGACAACATTCGGCCTCTCTTTCCGGCCCattcttccttttcctttttcttggagctcttcaatcagtcgctccaatatatatatccattatatatatatatagagagagagagagatagagagagagagtgtgggaAAACAGAGCATTTAAGGTGGTGGGGCTGGGACAATGGGATCAGACTAGCAGTCAAAACGAACGGTACTCAACAGAGCTCTTGCCTTTTCGATTCCAAAGCTTCCATAAAAATGTCAGATAATCAAGACGAGATTCGGACAAGTGAAGCTTGTTTCGTTTCATAGAGGAATTAAAAACTACAGGGCTTTGTTCACAACGTTGGgagccttttcttttcccttttttcaaaTTGTCGGGTACGATGACCGTGTTGGGCTGCCAACTTGAGATCTAGACCGCTTGTTCACTTATTTCAAGTGATCAGAAACGTTGACAGTTATAAATGGATTCATCAATGCCACGTGGCGGGATGCCAagcctgcctgcctgcctgcctgcgGAGTAGAGAAGAGCTTACGCTGTCGTTTCCGTTTGTTTTAGGAAATCTTAACAATTTAACGCAACGGTTCACGGGGGCCCTGGGTGCCGGGTGGGACCTCTTGCCTGACCTGACTGTTTGATCCTAATTGACAGAATTACCCTCCACCTTGGGTTGCATTcgttttaacatattttttagttAAGCAGACGGAATTGGATATCCTGTGTGTGTCAGTCTGTGCTGGTATGTGAAAGAGTGGTTGTCCTTATCTTTTggataaaaataatgttacatataatcgtaaaatatataaatattatataattattttaaaaataaaataaaatttattattaaaaaattaatttttttatataaatctcatatttatttatttttttcaaaacgattacacgacaTTTACATATTCAtaattacaagtatcatttttttttaaataaacttatCTTTAACCAATAAGCAACTCTTCTGTTCAGTGTGTTCATATTAACTGAATCATTTGGTTAGGTTTGGGTAacgaattatttttaaatattatatgaataataataaaatattaaataataataaaaaatatataaaaaataataaaaaaataataataaataataataagatattctgAAAATATCTGTGATATTATCAATATCTAAACTATGCCAGAAAATCATAGATACACAAAATCTCAAATACAAGATCACCACTAAAGTGCATGATCACTTTATTAACCCTCCATTTAAGTTAAGACATAACTATTGATCTAAAAAATTGATTCTTTACACTTCTGAATCTGACGTCTACACTCTATTGACACTAACTCAATAGTGTCATTTTTACTCTTAGCGACTTTACTCATCTATCAGTATTCAATAGcttaatattatattcatatataatattaaaacattttaacccAACCTATAGTTAGGTCGCTCCCTACATGACTTGAACTCATGATGTAGACACTGCTATGATATTAATTGTTAAAAACTCAACTATTTAtccaaaaatcataataatattagatactaTTTTGATTAAATATTTAACCTTCATcatcttaataatttataattattcaaaccAAAGTTTTGTTGCTATAGGATTAACAGTTTTGGGCTTATttttgggatatatatatagtaggttTTCAAGGTCCCCAAAGGTTATTGATTAGGATGTAGCTTCTCAAGTACTGACCCAAAGTTTGATGGTCAAGTCTAGTAATGAAACAAGCTGAACTGATGATGGAAGTGTTTTATATACTAGCCCTCTACTTTATTCTCAACTTATATATTCCcttaaaatattcatataaaataacattactcatcatctcttttatcatcatcttctcaccatctaataatataatattaaatagttagagattatttattatattttatttataaatctattatttaatactagatcaaaaaatgttgaaatgGCGATGACAAAAAAtacgataaatatatatatatatatatatatgaaaaacaattgCGTACATTTATGCAATTGACATTTTGCGAGCATGCTCGCACTCCATGATTTCTCTTGAATTTTAGATgttgtttagatagtgagttgaataagataagatgaaattaattgagataaaagtttaataaaatattattaaagtattatttttaatattattattatttaaaaattaaaaaaaaaattaaattatttattatattttatacgaaaatttaaaaaaattataataatgagatgagatgagatgagatgaaataaaataaaatactttttgtttctaaattCCAAACCGGGCTTAAAAGGTTTTTATTGTTGAATCTATAATATTGAGAGAattatttaatcttttaaagaatattaaatttatatttaggaTAATAATAGACAAAAGAAAACTTTGAATAACGTTAAACTGCTAAACGACC from Juglans regia cultivar Chandler chromosome 2, Walnut 2.0, whole genome shotgun sequence carries:
- the LOC109014573 gene encoding putative glucuronosyltransferase PGSIP8 isoform X2 yields the protein MGRKERPNVVGYLKFLLLLLLLFAAHETMAAEERAYRNAYATMLYMGTPRDYEFYVATRVMLRSLAGLGVEADLIVIASLDVPLRWVRVLEHEDGAKVLRVKNLNNPYEDQSNFDRRFKLTLNKLYAWSLVDYDRVVMLDADNLFLQKTDELFQCGQFCAVFINPCIFHTGLFVLQPSMEVFNDMKKELERGRENPDGADQGFICGYYPDLLDRPMFHPPPNGTKLDGTFRLPLGYQMDATYYYLRLRWSVPCGPNSVITFPGAPWLKPWYWWSWPVLPLGISWHEQRRQTIGYVAEIPAMLVQFATYLGIIVLTRLARPNFSKLCYRRSENHISLIQAGLKVIAVWSIVASYIVPFFIIPRTLHPLPAWSLYLFGSFALCSIAINAFLLPMLPVLVPWFGIFGSLLVMAFPWYSDGVVRALAVFGYAFCAAPFVWIAIVKVMASLQVSLEREAFFPRLGESSPPPGFNKLY
- the LOC109014573 gene encoding putative glucuronosyltransferase PGSIP8 isoform X1, which translates into the protein MDGGKEQRKIAGLVRTLLLILAATAAYEAREAFGGEAVAVRAPSKNAYATMMYMGTPRDYEFYVAIRVLLRSLAALDVQTDRLVIASLDVPLRWVRALEHEDGAKVLRVKNLNNPYEDQSNFDRRFKLTLNKLYAWSLVDYDRVVMLDADNLFLQKTDELFQCGQFCAVFINPCIFHTGLFVLQPSMEVFNDMKKELERGRENPDGADQGFICGYYPDLLDRPMFHPPPNGTKLDGTFRLPLGYQMDATYYYLRLRWSVPCGPNSVITFPGAPWLKPWYWWSWPVLPLGISWHEQRRQTIGYVAEIPAMLVQFATYLGIIVLTRLARPNFSKLCYRRSENHISLIQAGLKVIAVWSIVASYIVPFFIIPRTLHPLPAWSLYLFGSFALCSIAINAFLLPMLPVLVPWFGIFGSLLVMAFPWYSDGVVRALAVFGYAFCAAPFVWIAIVKVMASLQVSLEREAFFPRLGESSPPPGFNKLY